In Daphnia pulicaria isolate SC F1-1A chromosome 9, SC_F0-13Bv2, whole genome shotgun sequence, the genomic stretch GTCGACGTCTGCTTTTCGTCACAtttcttcatttgaattttggtgCACGCCACATGTTTGGACTTTGGAGTCTTGGAGCTTGgacatgataaaaaaaagaagaaaactcttGTGATACCTTTTCTATTACTGCCTTTCCTGACGATTTTCTATTTAGTACTTAGTAGCGTCCTTCtggttttctatttcattgaaaacaaatattacaGGCCTGTGGTGACTAATGCAGGGTATATTTTCCCAAAACCCGGGTGAAGTAAAcagcttatttttatttcattgcaatCAACTCTAAATACCAAAATAAGTAGTACAAATAGTAAATAGCATGCATGTAAGCTTGCTATAGTTTTTCCAGCAACATCTTGActaattcttttcttataCTTCCTAATTCTGCTTGAAATTCTAGAAAGTGTGTGCCGGCTGTCCATTCATCAGGTAAAATCCATAGATGTGACCCAATTTGAACAAATTGCTGAATGCTTTACTAAAAGCTTCAATTGGAAAAATTCCAACTTGTTTGCCCACAAGCTGTTGAATTATATTTAAGATTACAGGTAagcataacttttgaattttactaACAAATCAAACATTGATGAAATAAATCCATCTCATAATTTATTTCCGTTTATTTAGCAGGCACAACCTTGCCAAAAATGTTGTGGCTTATAAAGTACGCCTTTTCATTAGAGCTGATTGAGACGACAAATTCTATTCCTGCCAACTGCAGCACCCTGCAGCTCCTACCTGTGAAGTGGGAGCTGACCATTTGGCCAACTACAGCACATTGAGGTAAAGGTGTGATGCTTGATTTTTGCTTAAATAATAATGCTAATGCCTATAATAAGTTGGTGTTATGTGCTTGCTAGTTAAGCTGTTGGCTACCACCCTTTGTTTCCCCTATTGTTAGCTCCTTAGTCTACCCGCCTCCTGAAGAGAGGAGACGCATCTCGCAGAATAGGACTAGACTAAACGATGCGCTCTCCATATTTTAAGTAGCaagataaagataaaaaagttaatttttttcagtgCCTGCGAGTGATTGTTAATCATCGGTTTCTCGTGATTTCATCGACACTGAACAATTCCACAACCTTCAAACAGTTTTTCAAAGCTTCGAGATAGTTCAACTGACGTGCATTTAGCGCACACGCGTTTGAATTCACTTTACGCTCCAATTCGTTAACTGACTCATCAGACCTTAATGGAGATTTGTTGTCCATATCGTCGAATCGGCCCGACCTTATTTTGAGGCAATCTGCTAGCCAGCTGTGTCATCCAGCTGAATCCGCCATGACATCtgttgaaatataaaaacttcgTGGCAGTTGCTCATACTTGTTTTGGATTATATCCGCCGTGTCGAAGCTTTTAACCACTTAGACAACTTAGGGACCTGGTGGGACGTACAAGTAACTATCCGCATCATCCTCCGCATTCCGAAACCGTGAGTCTCTTTTGCAACGGAGAAAAATGAAGGTGATCGTAATCCTCGTTGCGATGATGACCGTCTGTTTGGCTGTTACCACCGTAAGTTAAACTATTGATTATCTCGAGTATCTCATGTTGAAAATCTGAAGAACTAATCTGTAGtctcctttttaaaattcacttATGATTGACGGTAATATTGGTCGGTGATTGAATTGCTATTTCATTTGATCTCCTTGAATAGAAGCGAACGACACTCAAATCGACTGCACGACTAACCACCTTGAAACCCGCCACGTCCAAGCCAAAATTGACCACGGCAACAACTCGCAAACTGAAAGTTACCACCACAACTAAACCGACCACCGTTATTCCAGTCTTTTCACTTTGCCGCAACGCAAATTCATCGGCAGCCACTGGCAAAATTCAGCTCAATAAAACTGCGCAAACAAACAGCAGTTCTTCGTGCGTCTTTGACATCGTCGCTCCGCCCGGTCGGCAGATTCAAATCTCTTGCTCTGTCGTCTCCTTCAATAACTACACAAGCAAAATGACAGTGAGTCGTGTTCGTTGCTCAACTTTTAGGTgaattaatcattttttaaaatattcagtTCATTGGTTTGCCGGAAAGCGTCTTGCCACAACCCGTACCCAACAGGACGTATTATTCTCTGGAGAACACTTTGTCGCTGTATTCTGAATTTGTCGGATCGGAcgggtttgattgtaaatggaACACGGTGCCCAAGGAGAACACAACCAAATtttattgtattatttttatttttttatagtcTTTATTTTCCGGTTTTTGAACTATGACAACATTATTAATAAAACGgacgtgtttatttttcagtGTGTCGACACGGACAAACCTCATCGGCTAATGGTACCATTCAACCCATAGCTGGTAATTCATCATTAGACACACCGAGACATTGTTCCTTCTCCATCGTGGCAGCCCCAGGATACCAGATTGAATTTTATTGCTCGGCCATCAATCTCACAAGCTCTGGCAGTCTCTTTCAAGTGAGTCGACTATTCGAAATGACGCATACAGTGTTCTCTATCGAATTCATTTCTATCCATTACTAGATTTCAGGTGCAACTGCTGTTATACTTGTAGCAAATCAGACGTATTTCTCAACTGCTGATAATGTCGTGTTCCTGACGTCGAAACTGGGCAGCGCTGACTGGATCAACTGCAACTGGACGACCGCACGCagggaaaataaaacccaGTTCAAACGTGTGACAGATGATTTATTCGATTTGGCGAATGGCAAACTTAAATCAGCGAATTTTGTGTTTCATATTTCTTGTGCTATGTACAGTTTGTCTTGACGGTTTGGCAACAGCGGCTGCCGGGACCATCACGCCAACCGGAGACGACATCAGGCCCTGGGGAAGATGTACGTTCGTAATCGAGGCTCCCCCCGATCAACAGATTGAGTTCACCTGCACTGCCATTAACCTCACCAGCTTTACAAGTCAATTACAGGTGAGCTCCTTATTACAATTGTCTTTCAGAGCACATGCTGCTTATTTAGAAGTGCATCTTCATTGTGTTGTGTGATTTTAGATTGATGGCCAAACAGATCAAACACAGACTACAGTTCCGATATTAAATCGGACGTATTATTCTGATTCCCGAAACAAATTGAGGATATCGTCTACAGTGTCCAACGCAGATTGGTTCAGTTGCCAGTGGTCGTTCACACGAAAAGTAAACAGTTCCAAACTACAATGTAATATATTCATTTGGGTAATTGTGGTGGCATAGCAGTAATAGCTTAATCAATACATTTGCATTTCCAGTTTGTCGTGACAGTGAGACTGGATCAGCCAACGGGACCATTAcatctttaaaaatagatGACCCGTTTTATCATTCAGGGCTAAATagaatttgttatttgttgATCAAGGCTCCCCTTGATCAACAGATTCAAGTTTCTTGCTCTGCCCTGGACTTGAATAGCTCCAACAGTTTCGTGGCGGTGAGTCgattttccgttttttctatttttccggTCGCTATTCATGACAAAGTATTTTTATTAGATTTCTGGATCGAATGAAGTGTCATCTATTATTTCGCTTTTTTATCCGACCTTTCTCCCAGTCGCATTAAACCGGGTGTATTACTCAGATCAAAACAACCTCGTTTACTTGGCATCACAATTTAACACTACCGATTGGATGATTTGCAGTTGGTCGACGGTACCAAAGCAAATAACGACCAATTATAAAagttattttgataaaaataatatttcatcTTGTTCGCAATTTGATAACATCTTCcgcttgtcctttttttttcagtttgtcGCGACGTTGAGACAACTTCGGCCAGTGGTACCATCCAGCCCTTAATAGGCAACAGGGGGCAGAGGGGCGCGTGTTTTTTCTCAATCAAAGCGGTTCCGAATCAACAGACTGAAATTTCGTGTTCAATCCTCCAACTTCGATCTCCAGTCAATCTAATTCTATTCACCGTAAGTCTCATTTTCAGAACGTCACACTTTTCTGCCCGCGTACGCATTTATTGAAGTTCGACTAAATAATAACTTGCAACAATTATTATTGATCATAAGCTTACTATGGAAATTTTACTAGGGTGAAAAATGGGAAGTACTACTTGGAATACTTGGAATGCAAAGCCTCATAGATTTCTGGCTCCCTGTATTAACCCAAAAGTATTATTCAAATGGCAAGCAGTTGAATGTGATGGCTACAATCGACGACGATAATTGGTTCAGTTGCAAATGGAGAACCGTTCCCATGGGAAACACCTCTGCAAAATCGCTAATTCAGCGTTCGCCGTAACGCGGTTTTTCAAGTAATCCCGATGACGACCAAGTGTCGCAAAAAGATGGATTCGGTTAAACTTTTATATATCTATGGTTTGAATTTATGTTTTCATGCTATTATAGCCCTACCATTAGCATAAGAATTTCCTATTTCATTTAtaactttttatctttttttactttgaattttgtaactgaaatttaaaagtaaATATGGTTTCACACGGCAATATTCACTTTGATACTCGTCAAGTTGAAGAAACGTTACAGTATGCATTATTGAAAGGGGATTTAGTTAGGGGCGCACCATTTGATATATTATATCACTGatcgttattttgtttttatttcaacttaatttaatttaatagttTACTGCCTGATCGAAAGAATAATTCCACTCTTGGGTGAGTCGTCTCTCGTCATATTTCACTGTGAATTTTTCTccgttttcttctgtttttattttttatcttgtaaTTCAGAGATCGaccgaattttttaaattttgtacaAATTTTAAGGGTTTTCCCTTTCCACGAGATTTTTGAAAAGCGATTCGTTTACAGATTAATAGTACTTAATTATTCGGCCATGAGTGGAAGTCACGGGTATAACTGTACAGACGGCATGCAgcattgaattttaaactgAGCCGATTGTCAATTATGTATTACTTGCATCGTTATGTATTTGTCAGCTGAATTTTTGTTAACTAGTGAAACTCTCGTTCTCAACGACTTTCGTTAGGGGAAAATGCGCTATTGTTGCTAACCGACAGAATCCCAGGttgagttgttttttttcctcgttcAGTTCAGAACGTGGCGCAAACAGAATAAGGTCTTATCGAAATTATGGTGTAACAAGTTGGGGTAATTCAATTATGAATTGCTTAGCTCTTTTGTCGCTGTTCTGTGTGCTCAGTGTTTGCAATTCATTCCCACAACAGTTCAACCCAACAACAGAGACTTTGTCAGCAAATGTATTACAGCTGGGCGAAACGAAACAGTTGATCCATTCCAATACAGGTAACTTAATTTGCTGTTACAATTAGTTTAAATCTtaaaatcttttatttctaattaatTTCAAGTGGGAAGTAATCAAAATCTGTTGCAACATGGGAGCCCTACGCAAACCAACAGTACATTACATCATATTCCCATTGCCGAACCCAATTTCCCGAGAGTGGCCGTTCCGTTTGCGATTGGCATGTGGGTTCTCGGCGTCTGCATAGTCAAAACAGGTATAAAATAgccattttctatttactatattttatattattccCACATTTCCCTTTTCAGTTGTGAATGGTTGGCCGAAACTGTTAGCCTGGTTCCCCGAAACCTGTTGCTTAGTCGTCGTCGGGTTCGCCGTCGGAGGCGTTTTGTACGCCACCAAAACGGCCGTGCTGTCCCCACTGTCATCgaccatctttttcttctgtatgCTGCCGCCCATCATTTTGGATGCCGGTTATTTTATGCCCAATCGGCTCTTTTTCGACCATTTCGGCACAATTCTCCTCTTCGCCGTGGCCGGGACAATATTCAACGCCATTTGCATAGGTAAGATGATCACTTTTCACGAACGATTTTACCGGATCTTACAGGAAAACCATATCATTTtgtgcttttatttttcacgaagGTATTAGTCTGTGGGCCTGCGGTTTGTCTGGTATTTACGGTTTCGAGATTTCTTTGCTGGAAACGCTCCTTTTCTCATCTCTCATATCCGCCGTCGATCCAGTGACTGTGCTGGCAGTTCTTGAAGAAGTGAACGTCGCAAAAGTCCTTTACATAATCGTCTTTGGAGAATCATTGATGAATGATGCTGTCTCTGTGGtaatcatgtttttttttctcattgtgTAATatctgggtttttttttccttctaaaaTCATGGTTATTCAATTAGG encodes the following:
- the LOC124312933 gene encoding uncharacterized protein LOC124312933 isoform X3, which produces MKVIVILVAMMTVCLAVTTKRTTLKSTARLTTLKPATSKPKLTTATTRKLKVTTTTKPTTVIPVFSLCRNANSSAATGKIQLNKTAQTNSSSSCVFDIVAPPGRQIQISCSVVSFNNYTSKMTFIGLPESVLPQPVPNRTYYSLENTLSLYSEFVGSDGFDCKWNTVPKENTTKFYLCRHGQTSSANGTIQPIAGNSSLDTPRHCSFSIVAAPGYQIEFYCSAINLTSSGSLFQISGATAVILVANQTYFSTADNVVFLTSKLGSADWINCNWTTARRENKTQFKLCLDGLATAAAGTITPTGDDIRPWGRCTFVIEAPPDQQIEFTCTAINLTSFTSQLQIDGQTDQTQTTVPILNRTYYSDSRNKLRISSTVSNADWFSCQWSFTRKVNSSKLQFCRDSETGSANGTITSLKIDDPFYHSGLNRICYLLIKAPLDQQIQVSCSALDLNSSNSFVAISGSNEVSSIISLFYPTFLPVALNRVYYSDQNNLVYLASQFNTTDWMICSWSTVPKQITTNYKICRDVETTSASGTIQPLIGNRGQRGACFFSIKAVPNQQTEISCSILQLRSPVNLILFTGEKWEVLLGILGMQSLIDFWLPVLTQKYYSNGKQLNVMATIDDDNWFSCKWRTVPMGNTSAKSLIQRSP
- the LOC124312933 gene encoding uncharacterized protein LOC124312933 isoform X1 → MKAQTSTIKTTKATTLKTTTSKSAPSTTTRKLTTTRKLTTTRKLTTTRKLTTTRKPNVTTTRIVTTTKPTTNPAVFSFCRNTNSSAATGQIQLNKTSQTSSSSCVFDIVVPPGQQIQFSCSAISFNNYTSKMAFFDATESDWPLPVTNKMYYSTANTLSVYSEFIGSDEFNCKWNTTPNENTTKFKLCRHGQTSSANGTIQPIAGNSSLDTPRHCSFSIVAAPGYQIEFYCSAINLTSSGSLFQISGATAVILVANQTYFSTADNVVFLTSKLGSADWINCNWTTARRENKTQFKLCLDGLATAAAGTITPTGDDIRPWGRCTFVIEAPPDQQIEFTCTAINLTSFTSQLQIDGQTDQTQTTVPILNRTYYSDSRNKLRISSTVSNADWFSCQWSFTRKVNSSKLQFCRDSETGSANGTITSLKIDDPFYHSGLNRICYLLIKAPLDQQIQVSCSALDLNSSNSFVAISGSNEVSSIISLFYPTFLPVALNRVYYSDQNNLVYLASQFNTTDWMICSWSTVPKQITTNYKICRDVETTSASGTIQPLIGNRGQRGACFFSIKAVPNQQTEISCSILQLRSPVNLILFTGEKWEVLLGILGMQSLIDFWLPVLTQKYYSNGKQLNVMATIDDDNWFSCKWRTVPMGNTSAKSLIQRSP
- the LOC124312933 gene encoding uncharacterized protein LOC124312933 isoform X2, giving the protein MAQTSTIKTTKATTLKTTTSKSAPSTTTRKLTTTRKLTTTRKLTTTRKLTTTRKPNVTTTRIVTTTKPTTNPAVFSFCRNTNSSAATGQIQLNKTSQTSSSSCVFDIVVPPGQQIQFSCSAISFNNYTSKMAFFDATESDWPLPVTNKMYYSTANTLSVYSEFIGSDEFNCKWNTTPNENTTKFKLCRHGQTSSANGTIQPIAGNSSLDTPRHCSFSIVAAPGYQIEFYCSAINLTSSGSLFQISGATAVILVANQTYFSTADNVVFLTSKLGSADWINCNWTTARRENKTQFKLCLDGLATAAAGTITPTGDDIRPWGRCTFVIEAPPDQQIEFTCTAINLTSFTSQLQIDGQTDQTQTTVPILNRTYYSDSRNKLRISSTVSNADWFSCQWSFTRKVNSSKLQFCRDSETGSANGTITSLKIDDPFYHSGLNRICYLLIKAPLDQQIQVSCSALDLNSSNSFVAISGSNEVSSIISLFYPTFLPVALNRVYYSDQNNLVYLASQFNTTDWMICSWSTVPKQITTNYKICRDVETTSASGTIQPLIGNRGQRGACFFSIKAVPNQQTEISCSILQLRSPVNLILFTGEKWEVLLGILGMQSLIDFWLPVLTQKYYSNGKQLNVMATIDDDNWFSCKWRTVPMGNTSAKSLIQRSP